In the genome of Colletotrichum lupini chromosome 8, complete sequence, one region contains:
- a CDS encoding MFS multidrug transporter: MSDSKPHAYYFVPRKPVSADSETGFSLHRTLTRSRSSLWRGWSPGLPSFTEYERTAYKFPWLQNPVEESGCRHPGIILETSAHDDRSHLLSHDDTQAGPSAEIPLEEKPAQDIRPDDPEDPDLVTWSGPDDPMNPKNWARHKKWTATILVSCFTFISPVSSTMLAPALDTLADDFDVESDIETYLLMSIFLLAYAVGPFVLAPLSEMYGRVVVLQSANMFYLIFNTICGFSASKEQMLAFRFLSGLGGSAPQALGGGVLSDCWRAEERGTATAIYSLAPFLGPAVGPIAAGYLTQYLSWRWIFWTVSIADAVVQILAFLFLSETYAPKILAIKAKMLRKKTGNANLRTEFDRPDRTFGQTLRKNLVRPFRMLFTQPALQITAVYRAYLYGLMYLVLASFPFVWSEQYDMEPGPASLNYISLGVGFVIGLQVSGPLIDKVYRKLKAQNNDTGRPEFRIPLMFPTAIITPIGLLLYGIAAHFEVHWIVPNIGAAILAAGLILSFQCVQTYVIDSYERYAASAAGAAAFVRTMAGFSFPLFAPRLYDVLGIAWGNVLLAGIVFVMGLIVPFIMWRWGAWLRSKSQYCAGSIKELRHHDWKRAGKVTQDLRPAL; the protein is encoded by the exons ATGTCTGATTCGAAACCACATGCCTACTACTTCGTTCCCCGTAAGCCGGTATCGGCAGACTCCGAAACGGGCTTCAGCCTTCACAGGACTTTAACTCGATCTCGATCTAGCCTATGGCGAGGGTGGAGTCCAGGACTACCTTCTTTCACAGAGTATGAGAGAACAGCATACAAATTTCCCTGGCTTCAAAACCCAGTGGAGGAATCTGGTTGCAGACATCCTGGGATTATCCTGGAGACGTCGGCTCATGACGATCGTTCACACTTACTTTCCCATGACGATACGCAGGCAGGACCCTCTGCAGAGATTCCTCTCGAGGAAAAGCCTGCACAGGATATCAGACCTGATGATCCTGAAGACCCAGACCTG GTGACATGGTCTGGGCCTGACGACCCAATGAACCCAAAGAATTGGGCCAGGCACAAAAAATGGACGGCAACCATCTTGGTCTCATGTTTCACGTTCATATCACCAGTCTCCTCAACCATGTTGGCCCCGGCACTGGACACCCTCGCGGACGACTTTGACGTTGAGTCTGACATTGAGACATATCTCCTCATGTCCATATTTCTCCTCGCGTACGCCGTGGGGCCTTTCGTTCTTGCTCCATTGTCAGAGATGTACGGTCGTGTTGTTGTGCTTCAGTCTGCCAACATGTTTTACTTGATCTTCAATACCATCTGCGGCTTCTCTGCTTCAAAGGAACAGATGTTGGCTTTTCGATTCCTCAGCGGCCTTGGTGGAAGTGCTCCTCAGGCT CTTGGTGGCGGCGTACTGAGTGATTGCTGGAGAGCCGAAGAGAGAGGCACTGCGACGGCCATTTATAGTCTGGCCCCATTTCTCGGGCCAGCTGTCGGCCCTATCG ctgCCGGGTATCTGACACAGTACCTCTCCTGGCGCTGGATCTTCTGGACCGTCTCCATCGCCGATGCGGTCGTCCAAATTCTTGcctttcttttcctttccgaGACTTACGCCCCTAAGATTTTGGCAATCAAAGCAAAGATGCTGCGCAAGAAGACGGGTAACGCGAATCTGCGTACAGAGTTTGATCGCCCAGACAGGACTTTCGGACAGACGTTGCGGAAGAATCTTGTCAGACCTTTCAGGATGCTTTTTACTCAGCCAGCACTGCAGATCACTGCTGTGTACAGGGCATACCTGTATGGTCTTATGTATCTTGT CCTCGCGTCATTCCCTTTTGTGTGGAGTGAGCAGTACGACATGGAGCCCGGACCAGCTAGTCTGAACTACATCTCACTTGGCGTTGGCTTCGTGATCGGGCTACAAGTTTCCGGACCTCTGATTGATAAG GTCTATCGTAAACTCAAAGCACAGAATAACGATACAGGTCGTCCAGAGTTCAGGATCCCTCTCATGTTCCCCACAGCCATAATCACCCCCATAGGTCTCCTCCTGTATGGGATCGCAGCACACTTTGAAGTCCACTGGATCGTTCCAAACATCGGCGCAGCGATTCTAGCCGCCGGCCTCATCCTGTCTTTTCAGTGCGTGCAGACGTATGTCATCGACTCGTATGAGAGGTATGCGGCCAGCGCAGCAGGTGCGGCGGCCTTTGTGCGGACGATGGCTGGTTTCAGCTTCCCGTTGTTTGCACCGAGATTATATGATGTGTTGGGTATTGCCTGGGGCAATGTGCTGCTTGCTGGTATTGTCTTTGTGATGGGACTTATTGTTCCGTTCATTATGTGGAGATGGGGCGCGTGGCTTAGAAGCAAGAGCCAGTATTGCGCTG GAAGTATCAAAGAGCTGAGACATCATGATTGGAAACGTGCTGGCAAAGTCACTCAGGACTTGAGGCCGGCTCTATAA
- a CDS encoding major facilitator superfamily transporter, with protein MENSLTKRKCQPITSATREMAVTRVSSDRSDIEHVSHEKDSVTHHEYQRNGNLSPDDVAFLGNFPEDKKKKAVRKVDYRLMPMLILLYLMAYLDKTNIGNAKIEGLLGSLHMTGVEYNIAVSVFFIPFVLAEVPSNMILHMFKRPSLYIGGIVTCWGIIMTCNGVVQSYGGLIAVRIFLGLFENRAGFLPGAILIISKWYLPNETQTRIALLYTSAASGGGVSGLLAFAIAKMDGVGGYEGWRWIFILEGLATVVIGVMCFFFLIDSPALSKWLDSDEKRYLELRQEARRVHRPSEFREKHFDKQALMSVLTDWKIYLLIFANWSNAVPNYAMKFTMPQIIKNMGYTSANAQLLTMPPYAVGAISAYIFSVFADRYSWRMPFIIGPQLCLVVAFSILFAKSADIKDNIALCYFAVCLACFGMYPILPGVNAWNVANTPSPEKRAISIGFLVCVGNIGGLIGSYIYLDKEAPTYPTGFGTSFGFASAGIIAVIALEILLKRLNEKKALQTEDEVRERYTEEELGRMGEKSPLFKYAL; from the exons ATGGAGAACTCTCTGACAAAGAGAAAGTGCCAACCAATCACATCCGCAACAAGAGAAATGGCTGTCACCAGGGTCTCTTCGGACCGCTCCGACATTGAACACGTCTCTCACGAAAAGGACTCTGTTACCCACCATGAGTATCAACGCAATGGCAACCTGAGCCCTGATGACGTTGCATTCCTCGGCAACTTCCCAgaggacaagaagaagaaagcaGTCCGCAAAGTCGAC TACCGACTTATGCCGATGCTGATTCTGCTCTACCTCATGGCGTATCTCGACAAGACCAATATTGGAAACGCCAAAATCGAAGGGTTGTTAGGTAGCCTCCACATGACGGGCGTCGAGTACAACATTGCAGTTTCTGTCTTCTTCATCCCATTCGTCCTAGCCGAAGTCCCGAGCAACATGATTCTACACATGTTTAAGAGACCTTCGCTCTACATTGGTGGCATTGTCACATGCTGGGGCATCATCATGACCTGCAACGGCGTGGTCCAAAGCTATGGTGGCCTGATAGCTGTTCGAATATTCCTTGGCTTGTTTGA GAACAGAGCAGGCTTCCTCCCCGGCGCTATTTTGATCATCTCCAAGTGGTACCTCCCAAACGAGACGCAGACTAGGATAGCTCTTCTCTATACGTCTGCCGCATCTGGTGGAGGCGTCTCTGGCCTTCTAGCATTTGCCATCGCAAAAATGGATGGTGTCGGAGGGTATGAAGGTTGGCGATGG ATATTCATCCTCGAAGGTTTGGCTACAGTGGTCATTGGCGTTAtgtgcttcttcttcctcatcgACTCTCCCGCTCTGTCTAAGTGGCTTGACTCCGACGAAAAGCGCTATCTCGAATTACGACAAGAAGCCCGCCGGGTTCATCGACCGAGCGAGTTCCGAGAGAAACACTTTGATAAGCAAGCTTTGATGTCTGTCTTGACAGACTGGAAGATCTATCTCTTGATCTTTGCGAACTGGTCGAATGCGGTCCCGAATTACGCCATGAAGTTCACGATGCCGCAGATTATCAAAAATATGGGCTATACCTCGGCCAACGCGCAGCTTTTGACGATGCCCCCCTATGCGGTGGGCGCTATCTCGGCCTACATATTTTCAGTCTTTGCTGATAGGTATTCGTGGCGAATGCCCTTCATCATTGGCCCTCAGCTTTGCCTCGTGGTTGCATTTAGCATCTTGTTCGCAAAGAGCGCCGATATCAAAGACAACATTGCATTGTGTTATTTCGCCGTATGCCTGGCCTGTTTCGG AATGTATCCAATCCTTCCAGGAGTCAATGCCTGGAACGTAGCAAATACGCCGAGCCCAGAGAAACGAGCAATCAGCATCGGCTTCTTGGTCTGTGTCGGAAACATTGGTGGCTTGATCGGCAGCTATATCTACCTCGACAAGGAAGCGCCGACATACCCTACGGGCTTTGGAACATCTTTTGGATTTGCATCGGCCGGTATCATTGCTGTTATTGCTCTCGAAATCCTTCTAAAGAGGCTCAATGAGAAGAAGGCGCTACAGACTGAAGACGAAGTGAGGGAGAGGTATACTGAAGAAGAGCTTGGCCGCATGGGGGAGAAGAGCCCTTTGTTCAAATATGCTCTCTGA
- a CDS encoding glycerate kinase: MNSAHNNITATPDLRESSPSPIDLAESAPQNITHQADMGSLPVPEGMRVLVCPSGFKGSLQPDAAADCIEAGILAVMPEAIVRKVPLVDGGEGFTRALVSATGGTLHPVTVTGPVGIPIASFFGILGSNNPDTPKTAVIEMAAAAGLSLVPAHLRNPGLTTTFGVGELLAAALSAGAKRIVVGCGDSGTCDGGAGMLQALGARLIDEDGHSLPIAAGGESLLRLRNIDLGGIDKRVRDVTIEVAVNWNNVLSGPDGVARVFGAQKGASELQTELLSAAMEVLAVVAGRFLCDDNVGLSPGGGASGGLGTGLRLVGAKLRPRYEVVAEYVDFDGLFTDCDLVLTAEGGIDDQTPRGKIPAEIGVRAKKHGLPVIAIAGTIGPGARVNYDVGIDAYTCILQRPSTLDEAILDAEVLTRESAECVMRMIVVGQALGSKKGLPMAQQPASTWV, translated from the coding sequence ATGAACTCTGCCCACAACAACATCACGGCAACACCTGATCTTAGAGAGTCATCACCATCTCCCATTGATCTTGCCGAGTCCGCACCCCAAAACATCACTCACCAAGCCGATATGGGTTCTCTTCCTGTTCCAGAGGGCATGAGAGTTCTTGTCTGTCCTTCGGGATTCAAGGGAAGCTTACAGCCAGACGCTGCAGCTGACTGCATCGAAGCGGGCATTCTGGCTGTCATGCCAGAAGCAATCGTCCGCAAGGTTCCCCTTGTCGACGGAGGCGAGGGTTTCACTCGTGCCCTTGTATCGGCGACTGGTGGTACGCTTCACCCAGTCACCGTCACGGGCCCCGTTGGCATTCCGATTGCATCCTTCTTCGGTATCTTGGGTAGCAACAATCCCGATACTCCAAAGACTGCCGTCATCGAAATGGCGGCAGCGGCTGGCCTCAGTCTCGTGCCTGCTCATCTTCGCAACCCGGGCCTTACCACAACTTTTGGAGTCGGCGAACTCCTCGCCGCTGCTTTGAGCGCTGGTGCGAAGCGGATCGTCGTCGGATGCGGTGATTCGGGCACCTGTGACGGCGGTGCGGGAATGCTCCAGGCGCTTGGCGCTCGGCTTATTGACGAGGATGGGCATTCGCTTCCCATTGCTGCCGGGGGCGAGTCCCTTCTGCGTTTGAGGAACATTGACCTTGGCGGCATCGACAAGCGTGTGAGGGACGTCACCATTGAGGTCGCCGTCAACTGGAACAACGTGCTCTCTGGCCCCGACGGCGTTGCCAGAGTCTTTGGCGCGCAAAAAGGCGCTAGCGAATTGCAGACAGAACTCCTTTCAGCAGCCATGGAAGTCCTCGCCGTCGTGGCTGGTCGCTTCCTCTGCGACGACAACGTGGGCCTCTCGCCCGGTGGAGGGGCTTCTGGAGGGCTGGGCACCGGTTTGCGGCTGGTCGGCGCCAAGCTCCGGCCAAGATATGAGGTGGTGGCGGAGTATGTCGATTTCGATGGCCTCTTCACTGACTGTGACCTGGTGCTCACGGCCGAAGGGGGCATCGACGACCAGACTCCGCGAGGCAAAATTCCCGCAGAGATTGGCGTGCGCGCGAAGAAGCACGGCCTGCCTGTCATCGCAATCGCCGGAACCATAGGGCCAGGAGCGCGGGTCAACTACGACGTCGGGATCGATGCGTACACGTGTATCCTGCAGCGACCATCCACGCTGGACGAGGCCATCCTAGACGCGGAGGTTCTGACGCGCGAGAGCGCCGAGTGCGTCATGCGGATGATTGTCGTCGGCCAGGCGTTGGGGTCCAAGAAGGGCTTGCCCATGGCGCAGCAGCCGGCTTCGACATGGGTTTAG
- a CDS encoding dihydrodipicolinate synthetase codes for MGSNVGLDLRGLTPAPVTPFNKDGSVDYDAIHRLGSWLGSISGVKGLVVLGHAGEGTFLTQDEQLAVIKAFVKSVDNRIPIIAGITGEGTEVAALEAKRAREAGASAGLLYPSHGWLRFGYQPGAPQDRYKRVFEVSGLPLILFQYPDVTKATYNLQTLLDISAQPGVFAMKNGVRNMRRWDTEIPVIRKERPDLQILTCHDEYLLHTAFDVDGFLVGYGNIAPEALIELIKAGKAKDYPRAREIHDKLLPVTKAVYHRGSHMEGTVALKHALVARGILEHATVRSPLLPLEDGAENEIFAAVSAASLSRVK; via the coding sequence ATGGGTTCCAATGTCGGCCTTGACCTCCGTGGTCTCACCCCTGCCCCCGTCACCCCCTTCAACAAGGACGGCAGCGTAGACTACGACGCCATTCACCGTCTCGGCTCCTGGCTCGGCAGCATCTCTGGCGTCAAGGGTCTCGTCGTTCTCGGTCATGCCGGCGAGGGCACCTTCCTGACGCAAGACGAACAACTTGCCGTCATCAAAGCCTTTGTCAAGTCCGTTGACAACCGCATCCCCATCATTGCCGGCATTACGGGAGAAGGCACCGAAGTAGCGGCCCTAGAGGCTAAGCGTGCCCGGGAAGCCGGCGCCTCGGCCGGTCTCTTGTACCCTTCTCACGGCTGGCTCCGCTTCGGCTATCAGCCCGGCGCCCCACAGGACCGGTACAAACGCGTCTTTGAGGTCAGCGGGCTGCCGCTGATCCTGTTCCAATATCCTGACGTAACAAAGGCGACGTACAACTTGCAGACTCTGCTCGATATTTCGGCGCAACCTGGCGTTTTTGCAATGAAGAACGGCGTCCGAAATATGAGACGATGGGATACTGAGATCCCCGTCATCAGAAAGGAGAGGCCGGATCTCCAGATTCTCACCTGCCATGACGAATATCTTTTGCACACCGCCTTTGATGTCGATGGTTTTCTGGTTGGCTACGGCAATATTGCGCCCGAGGCTCTGATTGAGTTGATCAAGGCGGGCAAGGCAAAGGATTACCCCAGAGCGAGAGAGATCCACGACAAGCTGTTGCCAGTGACCAAGGCAGTGTACCATCGAGGATCGCACATGGAGGGCACTGTGGCGCTGAAGCACGCGTTGGTTGCGAGGGGAATCTTGGAGCATGCGACTGTCAGGTCACCTTTGTTGCCTTTGGAGGATGGAGCGGAGAATGAGATTTTCGCAGCTGTCTCTGCAGCTTCGCTCTCACGTGTGAAATAG
- a CDS encoding glutathione S-transferase: MSIEVYHLGLSQSERIVWLLEELQVPYDLHVFQRDPITGLAPKEIKEINPAGTAPYFRDSTVSPPIQLGESGATVEYILNVHGSKAGSGAPRLLRTPDDADYAAYLEWFHFANGTLQPTLGRAMTLLFAGASQSDFGKRMEEKSHQALKLIDKRLANNKWLAGENLSAADIMTVFTLTTMRGFYPLLDLSEHKNILRYLKDVAERPAYRKALEKGDKGMEPMNGPKVKAFKQFKGFGAIYESLGY; this comes from the exons ATGTCTATCGAAGTTTACCATCTTGGGCTTTCTCAATCAGAGAGAATTGTGTGGCTTTTGGAG GAACTCCAAGTACCATACGATTTGCATGTCTTCCAGAGAGATCCCATCACAGGACTCGCGCCCAAAGAAATCAAGGAGATC AACCCCGCCGGAACCGCACCGTATTTCCGCGACAGCACTGTTTCACCGCCAATCCAGCTTGGAGAGTCAGGCGCAACTGTAGAGTACATTCTCAACGTCCACGGTAGCAAGGCTGGCTCCGGAGCCCCGAGACTTCTTCGTACCCCCGATGACGCCGATTACGCCGCCTACCTCGAATGGTTTCACTTCGCCAACGGTACTCTTCAGCCCACTCTCGGCCGCGCTATGACCCTGTTGTTTGCCGGCGCTTCGCAAAGTGACTTTGGCAAGCGGATGGAAGAAAAGTCCCACCAGGCCCTCAAGCTGATTGACAAGCGCTTGGCCAACAACAAGTGGCTTGCCGGTGAGAACCTGAGCGCTGCGGATATCATGACGGTCTTCACTCTGACCACCATGCGTGGTTTCTATCCTCTCCTGGACTTGTCAGAGCATAAGAACATTTTGCGGTATTTGAAGGATGTTGCCGAGCGCCCCGCGTATCGCAAGGCGCTGGAGAAGGGCGACAAGGGCATGGAACCTATGAACGGGCCCAAGGTTAAGGCTTTCAAGCAATTCAAGGGATTCGGTGCCATCTACGAGTCCTTGGGATACTAG
- a CDS encoding cytochrome P450: MESTKDILFFPGIFWATSRWTQILGIGLAAWLLYGTFLAIYRVTLHPLAKFPGPKFAGATYWYEIWFDVVRWGKFTHEIKRLHEIYGPIVRINPDEVHCNDPEFVDIIYANGSKKRNKSKMFVEGFAADLKNVRDLRRPEVTHQSANFCHQGGFGTVDHAHHRLRRAAASKYFSRAQIAKLEWVIHQDAQRLCDKFLRYQGRGPFEAASAYSCFTADIVSDYCFGQPFGFLQQADWEPNFKEAVYAMLQLIHIMRHFPWTTWMMEAIPLKLSSKMGALAEQSKMVRQTKSAYEAGIKRDRTTVIHSLLESDLPPEEKTIKRLTGEATVMLAAGTETTASALSVCTYHLLRNPDVVEKIRAELLSVTMNPKEIPTWATLERLPYFSASIMEALRTGYGSPSRLPRIAPDEDLVYQGAWTPPGASSPVEVTHVIPRGYASGMSAWIMHHDERVFPDSNRFLPERWLDEDGQRRRGLERYLLTFSKGSRQCLGMQLAYCELHVAIAAMTLRVLPKLRLYETTDADIEYDYDLAVAMPKKGSKGIRLEVV, encoded by the exons ATGGAGTCCACTAAAGATATTTTGTTCTTTCCCGGAATTTTCTGGGCCACATCCCGATGGACTCAGATCCTTGGAATCGGGCTCGCGGCGTGGTTGCTCTACGGAACGTTCCTGGCAATCTACAGAGTCACCCTCCACCCGTTAGCAAAATTTCCTGGCCCGAAGTTCGCCGGTGCGACATACTGGTATGAGATATGGTTCGATGTGGTACGCTGGGGAAAGTTCACGCATGAGATCAAACGTCTTCATGAGATTTACG GTCCTATCGTCCGGATCAATCCAGATGAAGTTCACTGTAATGATCCAGAGTTTGTGGACATTATCTACGCAAATGGAAGTAAAAAGCGTAATAAGTCCAAAATGTTTGTAGAGGGGTTTGCTGCAGA CTTGAAGAATGTGAGGGACCTTAGACGGCCCGAAGTTACTCATCAGTCAGCTAATTTTTGTCACCAGGGAGGATTCGGCACAGTTGACCACGCTCATCATCGCCTCCGCAGAGCGGCTGCCAGCAAGTACTTTTCAAGAGCGCAGATTGCCAAACTGGAGTGGGTGATCCATCAAGATGCTCAACGACTTTGCGACAAGTTCCTTCGGTACCAGGGTCGTGGACCATTCGAAGCCGCGTCGGCGTACAGCTGCTTCACAGCCGACATTGTCAGCGATTACTGCTTCGGACAGCCTTTCGGGTTCCTTCAACAAGCTGATTGGGAGCCCAACTTCAAGGAGGCAGTGTATGCGATGTTGCAGTTGATCCACATCATGAGGCACTTCCCGTGGACGACCTGGATGATGGAGGCTATACCATT AAAGCTATCGTCAAAGATGGGAGCGCTTGCTGAGCAGTCCAAG ATGGTCAGGCAGACCAAGTCAGCATATGAAGCCGGCATCAAGCGCGACCGGACGACGGTGATCCATTCTCTTCTAGAATCGGACCTGCCGCCTGAAGAGAAGACGATTAAACGACTCACTGGCGAGGCAACGGTGATGCTCGCCGCTGGCACTGAGACGACGGCTTCAGCCCTCAGTGTGTGCACCTATCACTTGCTCCGCAACCCGGACGTCGTTGAGAAGATCAGAGCCGAGCTTCTCTCCGTTACTATGAACCCCAAGGAGATTCCGACCTGGGCCACTCTGGAGAGGCTACCATACTTCAGTGCCTCCATCATGGAGGCATTGCGTACGGGTTATGGTTCCCCGTCGAGATTACCACGGATCGCACCGGACGAGGACTTGGTTTACCAAGGGGCGTGGACACCACCAGGTGCCTCATCACCAGTGGAGGTGACGCACGTCATTCCACGAGGCTATGCGAGTGGTATGTCGGCGTGGATCATGCATCACGACGAGAGGGTGTTCCCCGACTCTAATAGATTCCTCCCTGAGAGATGGCTTGATGAAGACGGACAGAGGAGGCGGGGTTTGGAACGGTACCTATTGACATTCTCCAAAGGAAGCCGGCAGTGTTTGGGCATGCA GCTGGCATACTGCGAGCTTCACGTGGCCATTGCTGCCATGACGTTGCGCGTCCTGCCGAAGTTGAGATTGTACGAGACGACAGATGCCGATATAGAGTATGATTATGACCTTGCTGTTGCAATGCCGAAGAAAGGAAGCAAGGGCATCCGTCTGGAGGTGGTGTGA